A genomic region of Caenorhabditis elegans chromosome V contains the following coding sequences:
- the nhr-115 gene encoding Nuclear hormone receptor family member nhr-115 (Confirmed by transcript evidence) — MKKVLFPCQICGQNSHGTHFGIVSCRACAAFFRRSVNSKWARKGCLTNFKDKGSCFCKPCRLRKCVEIGMDASKFQYDRDAISAIKHPKIFPSVSYYVGRPEFLMFSDSNVTSQKTFIDVQNLVFEVSRYLDHGCETPIYAENQLKKLTLGFKLMQFDYQNVKFFDKIGKAEFIDIIEYYFLTVAKWIAHFDEFRKLDQSLQIKLLQAIWHVWSKIHKCASTAFYRKSNPNAKPTQKILRNVCMDRMHVHKLDTSWMSDYPTEHVTRFMLTHHVYDFKIVESLLKLDPTDVELTFMFAQLCFEYAGKRFQGEILKITDHFQQVLSNDLHHYYITDQRRERYFQRLTDLMKVNNLIQRSIWETRPHRELGRVFEISKLEFSHPEMFDDSGFC; from the exons atgaaaaaagtattgtttCCTTGCCAAATTTGCGGTCAAAATTCCCACGGAACACATTTTGGAATTGTTAGTTGTAGAGCATGTGCAGCATTTTTCAG AAGATCCGTCAATTCAAAATGGGCCCGTAAAGGTTGCttgacaaatttcaaagataaGGGAAG ttgtttcTGCAAACCGTGTCGACTCAGAAAATGTGTAGAAATTGGCATGGATGCTTCAa AGTTTCAATATGATCGTGATGCGATTTCCGCTataaaacatccaaaaatatttccaagcGTTTCATATTACGTGGGACGAccggaatttttgatgttcTCCGATTCGAATGTTACCTCGCAGAAGACATTTATTGATGttcaaaatctagtttttgaagtttcacgTTATTTGGATCATGGTTGTGAAACGCCGATTTACGCGGAAAATCAGCTAAAAAAGTTGACTCTCGGCTTTAAGCTAATGCAATTTGACTATCAAAATGtaaagtttttcgataaaatcgGGAAAGCTGAATTCATCGATATAATCGAATACTATTTCTTAACAGTTGCAAAATGGATAGCACATTTTGACGAATTTCGAAAACTTGATCAATCCCTTCAg ataaaGCTTTTACAAGCAATTTGGCATGTTTGGagcaaaattcacaaatgTGCAAGTACAGcattttatcgaaaatcaaATCCAAATGCAAAACCGACGCagaaaattttacgaaatgTGTGTATGGATCGGATGCACGTGCACAAATTGGATACGTCATGGATGAGTGATTATCCTACGGAGCACGTGACAAG ATTCATGCTTACTCATCACGTGTACGACTTCAAAATTGTAGAAAGCCTACTTAAGTTGGACCCAACAGACGTAGAATTAACTTTTATGTTTGCCCAGCTGTGCTTTGAATATGCTGGAAAACGATTTCAAggagaaattctgaaaatcactGATCATTTTCAACAAGTCCTATCAAATGATCTACACCACTATTATATCACCGATCAGAGAAGGGAACGTTATTTCCAGCGCCTGACAGATCTAATGAAAGTTAACAATTTGATACAG agatccATCTGGGAAACACGACCTCATCGAGAACTTGgtcgagtttttgaaatttcaaaactagagTTTTCACATCCTGAAATGTTCGATGATTCTGGATTTTGTTAG
- the nhr-115 gene encoding NR LBD domain-containing protein (Confirmed by transcript evidence), with translation MDASKFQYDRDAISAIKHPKIFPSVSYYVGRPEFLMFSDSNVTSQKTFIDVQNLVFEVSRYLDHGCETPIYAENQLKKLTLGFKLMQFDYQNVKFFDKIGKAEFIDIIEYYFLTVAKWIAHFDEFRKLDQSLQIKLLQAIWHVWSKIHKCASTAFYRKSNPNAKPTQKILRNVCMDRMHVHKLDTSWMSDYPTEHVTRFMLTHHVYDFKIVESLLKLDPTDVELTFMFAQLCFEYAGKRFQGEILKITDHFQQVLSNDLHHYYITDQRRERYFQRLTDLMKVNNLIQRSIWETRPHRELGRVFEISKLEFSHPEMFDDSGFC, from the exons ATGGATGCTTCAa AGTTTCAATATGATCGTGATGCGATTTCCGCTataaaacatccaaaaatatttccaagcGTTTCATATTACGTGGGACGAccggaatttttgatgttcTCCGATTCGAATGTTACCTCGCAGAAGACATTTATTGATGttcaaaatctagtttttgaagtttcacgTTATTTGGATCATGGTTGTGAAACGCCGATTTACGCGGAAAATCAGCTAAAAAAGTTGACTCTCGGCTTTAAGCTAATGCAATTTGACTATCAAAATGtaaagtttttcgataaaatcgGGAAAGCTGAATTCATCGATATAATCGAATACTATTTCTTAACAGTTGCAAAATGGATAGCACATTTTGACGAATTTCGAAAACTTGATCAATCCCTTCAg ataaaGCTTTTACAAGCAATTTGGCATGTTTGGagcaaaattcacaaatgTGCAAGTACAGcattttatcgaaaatcaaATCCAAATGCAAAACCGACGCagaaaattttacgaaatgTGTGTATGGATCGGATGCACGTGCACAAATTGGATACGTCATGGATGAGTGATTATCCTACGGAGCACGTGACAAG ATTCATGCTTACTCATCACGTGTACGACTTCAAAATTGTAGAAAGCCTACTTAAGTTGGACCCAACAGACGTAGAATTAACTTTTATGTTTGCCCAGCTGTGCTTTGAATATGCTGGAAAACGATTTCAAggagaaattctgaaaatcactGATCATTTTCAACAAGTCCTATCAAATGATCTACACCACTATTATATCACCGATCAGAGAAGGGAACGTTATTTCCAGCGCCTGACAGATCTAATGAAAGTTAACAATTTGATACAG agatccATCTGGGAAACACGACCTCATCGAGAACTTGgtcgagtttttgaaatttcaaaactagagTTTTCACATCCTGAAATGTTCGATGATTCTGGATTTTGTTAG
- the nhr-226 gene encoding Nuclear Hormone Receptor family (Confirmed by transcript evidence): MTNTLFLCRICGKNAHGTHFGVITCRACGVFFRRSFKSKWIFKKCKKEDEGKICTCKPCRLQKCVEMGMSSKNFQYDRDAILAKHLTPSISYFVGRPEFLLFCDPSHSAPKILINLDGLVSEASRLLRNGVESVVFAETQLKKLALGLKVMQADMRSLKYFEKIGKPEFLDIIEYYFTTVIKWISHFDEFRKLDQNIQMKLVQSIWHILMKFHKCSATVAYRKSSDEKTRQLQKVIRNVCLDREKMKMDFSWMSDYPAHHVLRCMFSHKSYDFEIIESLSKVDPTDVELTYMFAQSCFEYAGKRFQGDILKITDHFQQVLSNDLHHYYITEQRRERYFQRLTDLMKVNNLIQRSIWETRSRRELGRVFNILKVQFSHPDMLEDSGFG; this comes from the exons ATGACAAATACCCTCTTTCTATGTAGAATTTGTGGGAAAAATGCTCATGGGACCCATTTTGGAGTGATTACTTGTCGAGCTTGTGGAGTATTTTTCAG aagatctttcaagtcaaaatggatttttaaaaagtgcaaGAAGGAGGATGAAGGCAAAAT atgtaCCTGTAAGCCATGTAGATTACAAAAGTGTGTTGAGATGGGAATGAGCAgtaaaa atttccaatACGATCGTGATGCAATTCTCGCCAAACACCTGACACCGAGCATTTCCTATTTTGTGGGTCGTCCTGAATTTTTACTATTCTGTGACCCTTCCCATTCGGCTCCGAAGATCCTAATCAATCTTGATGGCCTGGTATCAGAAGCTTCACGTCTTTTGCGAAACGGAGTTGAAAGTGTGGTTTTTGCGGAAactcaactgaaaaaattggcactCGGCCTGAAAGTTATGCAGGCCGATATGAGAAGCTTGAagtattttgagaaaatcggaaaaccagAGTTCCTTGACATTATCGAATACTATTTTACAACAGTTATAAAATGGATCTCCCATTTTGATGagtttcgaaaattggatCAAAATATTCAG atgaaacttGTCCAATCCATATGGcatattttgatgaaattccATAAGTGTAGTGCAACCGTAGCGTATAGGAAATCCAGCGATGAAAAAACCAGGCAACTTCAGAAAGTTATTAGAAATGTTTGCTTGgatcgagaaaaaatgaaaatggattttagTTGGATGAGCGATTACCCAGCGCACCATGTTTTGAG ATGCATGTTCTCTCACAAATCCTACGACTTTGAAATTATCGAATCCCTGTCGAAAGTGGATCCAACTGATGTCGAGCTAACATATATGTTTGCCCAATCATGCTTTGAATATGCTGGAAAACGATTTCAAggagacattctgaaaatcactGATCACTTTCAACAAGTCTTATCAAATGATCTCCATCACTATTATATCACCGAACAGAGGAGAGAACGATATTTTCAGCGGCTGACTGATCTAATGAAAGTTAACAATTTGATTCAG agatcCATCTGGGAAACGCGATCTCGTCGAGAACTTGGCCgggtttttaacattttgaaagtcCAGTTTTCACATCCGGATATGCTTGAGGATTCTGGTTTTGGATAG
- the Y19D10B.8 gene encoding Receptor L-domain domain-containing protein (Predicted), with amino-acid sequence MIGQCLVFLLLAESAFGENLTKFFQKKNCDPKCTFETQNLTSHSLAFFPTDCSTVCTHLSINEHTDLTEAQLASTFLSMKRLIGSLTVMDTKFKSISFLAGLEAVECGQYSIVLDFNNQMIEFGLTNLTSISCSNFEIIGYKKLRNLGFPNLKSITLDEFSSPFDEFVRLYIDPDSIDFCITVEEMETLISAEDVNVDGIYGKYCTPTTSENLCTFPEICPKIFGDVEVGSSSSIDSLKFMEIIFGSLIINGTNLTNFNFLENLKYVAQLTKGKSAVIVQNNPLLLNVSFPKLKRVRSDNLHTVVFTKNNRNLSLDVNACFGLRSDLGITTHWSPTFDGENCYLINDTANWLKKNKASSNQGSLGLLIFISALIFADLTSTFSGF; translated from the exons atgaTTGGACAGTGTCTAGTTTTTCTACTTCTAGCTGAAAGTGCatttggtgaaaatttgaccaaatttttccagaaaaagaaTTGCG acccAAAATGCACATTCGAGACTCAAAATCTCACGTCCCATTCTCTTGCCTTCTTTCCCACGGATTGCAGTACAGTTTGCACACATCTGTCCATAAATGAGCACACTGACTTGACAGAGGCACAGCTGGCATCTACATTTTTGAGTATGAAACGTTTGATAGGAAGTCTTACTGTGATGGATACCAAATTCAAAAGCATCAGTTTTTTGGCAGGATTGGAAGCAGTTGAATGTG gCCAATACTCCATCGTGCTAGATTTCAACAATCAAATGATCGAATTTGGTCTCACCAATTTGACTTCTATCTCTTGctcgaatttcgaaattattggTTATAAGAAATTGCGCAATTTAGGATTTCCCAATTTAAAA AGCATAACACTGGATGAATTTTCCAGTCCTTTCGATGAATTTGTGAGACTCTACATTGATCCAGACTCCATCGATTTCTGCATCACCGTTGAGGAAATGGAAACCCTTATCTCAGCGGAAGATGTTAACGTTGATGGGATTTATGGGAAATATTGCACTCCGACAACATCTGAAAATCTATGcacatttcctgaaatttgcccaaaaatatttggtgacgTGGAAGTTGGATCAAGCTCAAGCATAGACTCCCTGAAGTTTATGGAAATAATATTCGGAAGTCTTATTATCAATGGAACCAACCtgacaaattttaattttctagaaaatttgaaatacgtGGCACAGCTGACTA AAGGTAAATCTGCTGTAATTGTGCAAAATAACCCTTTACTCCTCAATGTTTCTTTTCCGAAATTGAAG CGCGTGCGATCCGACAATCTCCATACCGTAGTTTTCACCAAAAACAATCGAAATTTGAGCTTGGACGTAAACGCCTGCTTCGGCTTGCGAAGTGATCTGGGAATAACTACACACTGGTCACCGACTTTTGACGGAGAAAATTGCT atttgATCAATGATACGGCGAACTGGCTTAAGAAAAATAAGGCTTCATCAAATCAGGGGTCTCTAGGCCTATTGATATTCATCAGTGCTCTAATTTTTGCGGACTTGACTTCTACATTTTCCggattttaa
- the irld-15 gene encoding Receptor L-domain domain-containing protein (Confirmed by transcript evidence) encodes MKEKCLVFLLCAVCAFCVNLTVFFSKKNCDPKCTFENQNATSKTIGSFPTECSTVCSFLRITEDTDLTEAQLASTFLNMKRLLGGVIVISTKFKSGSFLAGLEAIECDDLDVMWALNNQMLELGLTNLTSISCAGFQVVSNKKLNKLNMPNLKNITLNEFPEPTDKAMKFSIDSGSPDFCITVEEMENFITADNATVDEIYGKYCPPTTTENLCTSPNICQKVFGNVEIGPNSNLDTMKSIEIIFGSLIINETNLTDFNFLENLKYVAQLTKDKSAIIVQNNPFLLNISFPKLKRVRSDNFHTVVFTKNNQNLSLDVNSCFKLKSDLGITSDWSPTFNGDNCDSMNRTAISIERSKSSGYQCSSIFIIVLVVIAIF; translated from the exons atgaaagaaaaatgctTGGTTTTTCTGCTCTGCGCTGTTTGTGCATTTTGTGTGAATTTGACGGTATTTTTTAGTAAGAAAAATTGCG ACCCAAAGTGCACATTCGAAAACCAAAATGCCACTTCCAAAACAATCGGCTCGTTTCCCACAGAGTGCAGTACAGTTTGCTCCTTTCTTCGAATAACTGAGGACACTGACTTGACCGAGGCACAGCTGGCGtctacatttttaaacatgaaGCGTTTGTTGGGAGGTGTTATAGTGATAAGTACCAAATTCAAAAGCGGAAGTTTCTTGGCGGGATTGGAAGCGATCGAATGTG acgacCTCGATGTCATGTGGGCTCTCAATAATCAAATGTTAGAATTGGGTCTCACTAATCTGACATCCATCTCTTGTGCCGGATTTCAAGTGGTTTCGAACAAAAAGCTCAACAAACTGAATATGCCCAATTTGAAA aacatAACACTGAATGAATTCCCCGAGCCCACCGACAAAGCCATGAAGTTCTCCATCGATTCTGGATCCCCAGATTTTTGCATTACTGTTGAAGAAATGGAGAATTTTATTACAGCGGACAATGCTACAGTTGACGAGATTTATGGAAAATATTGCCCTCCAACGACGACTGAAAATCTATGCACATCTCCTAACAtttgtcaaaaagtgtttgGTAACGTGGAAATTGGTCCAAACTCTAACCTAGACACCATGAAGTCTATCGAGATAATATTCGGAAGTCTCATCATCAACGAGACCAATCTGAccgatttcaattttttggaaaatttgaaatacgtGGCACAGTTGACTA aagatAAATCAGCGATCATTGTGCAAAATAATCCCTTTCTCCTCAACATTTCTTTCCCTAAATTGAAG cGTGTGCGATCCGACAATTTCCACACCGTAGTTTTCacgaaaaacaatcaaaatctGAGTCTGGACGTGAACAGCTGCTTCAAGCTGAAAAGCGATCTGGGAATAACTTCAGACTGGTCACCGACATTTAATGGAGACAATTGTG actcgATGAACCGTACTGCTATATCCATTGAACGGAGCAAATCTTCAGGCTATCAGTGctcatcaattttcataatCGTTCTTGTTGTCATAGCAATTTTCTGa